In a single window of the Bacteroides acidifaciens genome:
- a CDS encoding glycoside hydrolase family 2 protein produces MRTRIIPIITLLLSTPMVIAQKSMDEIDRESFAAKLSPMEVKGIQMTETGNIPLVRDTPANIFLDGTWQLAEGGTEKERLHTIWTDQIPAHVPGSIHTALVENGIIPDPYIGQNDSIAEKQSYKTWWMKREFELDSPSSHCILSFGGIANKCTIWLNGKLLGTHEGMFGGPDFSIGNYLKNKNTLIVKLEAIPQMFLGNWPPNANESWKYTVVFNCVYGWHYAQIPSLGIWRSVQLKEQAAVEIESPFIATRSLDGQMRLTLDLHKKSSPLKGVLYAEVSPKNFKGITQYYRFDINSPKKQETLSLDFQIKDPHLWWPNDRGEQSLYDLNLFFVPQKGKTAHTKTSFGIRTIEMRPLIDGAKEDYYNWTFVINGKPMFIKGTGWCTMDALMDFSRNKYEHLLQIAQSQHIQMLRAWGGGMPETDDFYELCDKYGILVMQEWPTAWNSHNTQPYTILQETVERNTKRLRNHPSLIMWGAGNESDKPFGPAIDMMGRLSIELDGTRPFHRGEAWGGSLHNYNCWWDDAHLNHNLNMTAPFWGEFGIASLPHIETVRRYLDEEKEVWPPRRSGNFTHHTPIFGTMREMEKLTQYSGYFMPKDSLASFILGSQLAQVVGVRHTLERARTLWPHTTGALYYKMNDNYPGVSWSCVDYYGIIKPVHYFVQKSFAPLAAVMLFDRSNLASQEVSLPVYLLDDCQTLEKEPYQVKVSIYNALLDTVATHTFNGTGDDNVVKKLGEINLNREQTKSTMLFFVLDIIKDNKNIYRNYYFTNYEVRPGSIVSMPQTEIKMKRTGNMVTLTNTGKHPAIGVHVEVPEKMDQLIVSENYIWLNPQESKILKINLESPVIVKGWNLQSPY; encoded by the coding sequence ATGAGAACTCGAATCATCCCTATTATCACTTTACTGCTATCTACTCCAATGGTTATTGCACAAAAATCAATGGATGAGATAGACAGAGAAAGCTTTGCAGCAAAGCTATCTCCAATGGAAGTAAAAGGTATACAGATGACTGAAACAGGAAATATTCCTCTTGTCAGAGATACTCCTGCAAACATCTTTTTGGACGGAACCTGGCAACTGGCAGAAGGAGGAACTGAAAAAGAACGTTTACACACTATCTGGACAGATCAAATACCTGCCCATGTGCCTGGTAGTATTCACACCGCATTAGTAGAAAATGGAATCATACCCGATCCATACATCGGACAGAATGACTCTATTGCAGAAAAACAATCTTACAAGACATGGTGGATGAAGCGGGAGTTCGAACTAGACTCCCCCTCATCTCACTGTATATTATCTTTTGGCGGAATTGCTAACAAATGTACAATATGGCTCAATGGAAAACTTTTAGGAACACACGAAGGTATGTTCGGAGGGCCCGATTTTTCAATAGGTAACTATTTAAAGAATAAAAACACTCTCATAGTAAAACTAGAAGCCATCCCTCAAATGTTTCTGGGCAACTGGCCTCCCAACGCAAATGAAAGTTGGAAATATACAGTTGTATTCAATTGCGTTTATGGATGGCATTATGCACAAATCCCATCATTAGGAATCTGGCGTAGTGTTCAATTAAAAGAACAAGCCGCAGTAGAAATAGAATCACCCTTCATCGCTACTCGTTCGCTCGATGGTCAAATGCGCTTAACTCTTGATCTGCATAAAAAATCATCTCCATTAAAAGGAGTATTATATGCAGAAGTATCTCCCAAGAACTTCAAAGGAATAACACAATATTATCGTTTCGACATAAATAGTCCGAAAAAACAGGAAACTTTATCTTTAGACTTTCAAATCAAAGATCCGCATCTTTGGTGGCCCAATGACAGAGGAGAACAATCACTATACGACCTCAACCTATTCTTCGTTCCACAAAAAGGGAAGACAGCCCATACAAAAACGTCGTTCGGTATACGGACTATTGAGATGAGACCATTAATTGATGGTGCTAAAGAAGATTATTATAACTGGACATTCGTCATCAATGGCAAGCCGATGTTCATAAAAGGAACAGGCTGGTGCACTATGGATGCATTAATGGACTTCTCAAGAAATAAATATGAGCATTTGCTCCAGATAGCCCAAAGCCAGCACATACAAATGCTAAGAGCCTGGGGAGGAGGAATGCCCGAAACCGATGATTTTTACGAATTATGCGATAAATATGGTATTTTAGTCATGCAAGAATGGCCAACGGCCTGGAATAGCCATAACACACAACCGTACACTATCCTGCAAGAAACAGTGGAAAGAAATACCAAACGATTAAGAAATCACCCTTCTCTTATTATGTGGGGAGCAGGGAATGAATCGGATAAACCATTCGGACCTGCAATTGACATGATGGGACGACTTAGTATCGAACTTGACGGAACACGTCCCTTCCATCGTGGGGAAGCCTGGGGAGGCAGCCTGCACAATTATAACTGCTGGTGGGACGATGCTCATCTTAATCACAATTTGAATATGACCGCTCCTTTTTGGGGAGAATTTGGGATAGCATCATTGCCTCACATCGAGACAGTGCGTAGATATTTGGACGAGGAAAAAGAAGTGTGGCCTCCCCGAAGGAGCGGTAATTTCACGCACCACACTCCTATTTTCGGAACGATGAGAGAAATGGAGAAACTCACTCAATATTCCGGTTATTTTATGCCAAAGGATTCGCTGGCTTCTTTCATCCTCGGGTCACAGTTAGCACAAGTAGTAGGAGTGCGCCATACATTAGAACGGGCACGCACATTATGGCCTCATACTACCGGAGCACTTTATTATAAGATGAACGATAATTATCCTGGTGTATCATGGTCATGTGTAGACTATTATGGTATCATCAAACCCGTTCACTATTTTGTGCAAAAGTCTTTTGCTCCGTTAGCAGCAGTCATGCTGTTTGACCGCAGCAACCTTGCCAGTCAAGAAGTCAGTCTTCCTGTCTATCTACTTGATGACTGCCAAACATTAGAGAAAGAACCTTATCAAGTCAAAGTGTCTATATACAATGCATTACTAGATACTGTTGCCACCCATACTTTCAACGGTACCGGCGATGATAATGTCGTCAAAAAACTAGGAGAAATAAATCTGAATAGAGAACAAACCAAATCGACCATGCTATTCTTTGTTCTGGACATAATCAAAGATAACAAAAACATATATCGGAATTATTACTTTACCAATTACGAAGTACGTCCGGGCTCCATCGTATCAATGCCCCAAACAGAAATTAAAATGAAACGCACAGGTAATATGGTGACTTTAACAAATACAGGAAAGCACCCTGCTATCGGAGTACACGTAGAAGTACCAGAAAAAATGGACCAACTTATCGTTTCGGAGAACTATATATGGCTTAACCCACAGGAATCAAAAATATTAAAAATAAATTTGGAATCTCCAGTTATTGTAAAAGGCTGGAATCTTCAATCACCCTATTAA